A single Aspergillus chevalieri M1 DNA, chromosome 3, nearly complete sequence DNA region contains:
- the PRP5 gene encoding DEAD/DEAH box RNA helicase (COG:A;~EggNog:ENOG410PHNK;~InterPro:IPR027417,IPR001650,IPR014014,IPR014001, IPR011545,IPR000629;~PFAM:PF00270,PF00271;~go_function: GO:0003676 - nucleic acid binding [Evidence IEA];~go_function: GO:0004386 - helicase activity [Evidence IEA];~go_function: GO:0005524 - ATP binding [Evidence IEA]) encodes MARHGDSRSPSPVGSTYSSSKRSRRDDDRYERSRRDDGRSYRRSRSPGRRYRERDRDLYRRRDRSLDRRDDYRDEPNYRPSRRERSRDRRRSRDRDDDRDYRRRSRERDYRGKRDDSRNRARRRTDDSADLKHKSRRDDSRDRVSDRNSPASKPSTPAAAPTDEGKRAERLAKLEAWKQKQAAEKERKQREQAESGGAKSILEEIDRKSGALPTANVPHATAAPAIEATSAVPTRKFDPKAIAKNATPTTAAPAVLGEDVAVPQAIKASAAQPSVPSAASSSAFKAKGNVGGFGLGSRPSADTEKPSATKTLGFGEEESTRRKLEKLPTPPLDDAKDTVPAADDEDDDVDMQEGGTEEENAAAARAAAERREERLLQVQSNGQPNGDVEMQDVSHQPKESIEAEQEEEVDPLDAFMSELADSGPPKKTTGAKFSKQKEQEPEAIFADEYDMTAVGDGDADDFLAIANKTKKKKDIPTVDHAKAEYEAFRKKFYTEPSDLAQMSEEDAASLRLELDGIKVRGVDVPKPVQKWSQCGLGVQTLDVIDKLGYESLTSIQAQAIPAIMSGRDLIGVAKTGSGKTIAFLIPMFRHIKDQRPLENMEGPIGLIMTPTRELATQIHKDCKPFLKALGLRAVCAYGGAPIKDQIADLKRGAEIIVCTPGRMIDLLAANAGRVTNLRRVTYVVLDEADRMFDMGFEPQVMKIMANVRPDRQTVLFSATFPKNMEGLARKTLAKPVEIVVGGKSVVAPEITQIVEVRNEDKKFVRLLELLGNLYDDEQNEDARALIFVDRQEAADTLLRELMRKGYPCMSIHGGKDQVDRDSTIQDFKAGIFPVLVATSVAARGLDVKQLKLVVNYDAPNHLEDYVHRAGRTGRAGNTGTAVTFLTEDQDRYSVDIAKALKQSGQDVPEDVQKLVDSFLEKVRAGKEKKSTSTSGFGGKGLERLDQERDAARMRERKTYKTGDEGEEEDEKEEKNEKAEEKFNKVVSQVQSAAALPGVPKGIDLDGKITVHRTERDPASASKNPLDKVGSAVADIHARLSKAGVMRSGVPIDNRGPDAGAFHATLEINDFPQKARWAVTNRTNVAKILEATGTSITTKGSFYGAGKGPAPGENPKLYILVEGETELSVTNAMRELMRLLKEGTMAAADSESRAPVGGRYNVV; translated from the exons ATGGCTCGCCACGGGGATTCTCGCTCACCATCACCTGTAGGCAGCACATACTCTTCGTCCAAGCGAAGTCGCAGAGATGATGATCGCTATGAGCGAAGCAGGCGAGATGATGGACGCAGTTATCGCCGGTCTCGCAGCCCGGGG AGGCGATACCGTGAACGTGACCGTGATTTATACCGGAGACGTGACCGCTCGTTAGATAGACGCGATGATTATCGGGACGAACCCAACTACAGACCTAGTCGGAGAGAGCGCTCTCGCGACCGTCGGCGTTCCAGAGATAGAGATGATGACCGCGATTACCGTCGGAGAAGTCGCGAGAGAGACTACCGAGGCAAGCGAGATGATTCCCGCAACAGGGCTCGGAGACGGACAGACGATTCTGCTGACTTGAAGCACAAGTCTAGACGGGATGATAGCCGTGACCGTGTTTCGGACAGGAATTCACCG GCCTCGAAACCATCCACACCCGCCGCAGCTCCCACGGACGAAGGAAAACGAGCCGAAAGACTAGCCAAGTTGGAAGCATGGAAGCAAAAACAAGCTGCGGAGAAGGAGCGGAAGCAACGAGAACAAGCTGAATCTGGTGGCGCGAAGAGCATACTGGAAGAAATAGACAGAAAATCTGGCGCATTGCCAACGGCGAACGTACCCCATGCCACTGCTGCACCAGCTATCGAGGCCACGTCTGCCGTACCCACTCGAAAATTCGACCCGAAGGCGATTGCCAAAAACGCCACACCAACTACAGCTGCTCCCGCCGTACTTGGCGAGGATGTTGCGGTTCCGCAAGCTATCAAGGCATCTGCTGCACAACCGAGTGTGCCCTCAGCTGCGTCTTCAT ctgccttCAAAGCAAAGGGCAATGttggtggatttggattAGGCTCCAGACCCTCCGCAGACACCGAGAAACCGTCCGCCACCAAGACACTTGGAtttggcgaagaagaatccacacgaaggaaactAGAGAAGCTGCCTACTCCCCCATTAGATGATGCAAAGGATACCGTTCCTGCGgcagatgatgaagacgacgatgTCGATATGCAAGAGGGCGGgaccgaagaagaaaatgcAGCTGCAGCAAGGGCGGCCGCTGAAAGACGAGAAGAGCGATTACTCCAGGTGCAGTCCAATGGTCAGCCCAACGGAGATGTCGAGATGCAAGACGTCTCCCATCAACCCAAAGAGTCCATAGAGGCGGAACAAGAGGAGGAGGTTGATCCTTTGGACGCATTTATGTCGGAATTGGCGGATTCGGGTCCGCCCAAAAAGACCACTGGCGCCAAATTTTCCAAACAGAAGGAACAGGAGCCAGAGGCCATCTTTGCGGACGAGTACGACATGACGGCGGTGGGGGATGGTGATGCTGATGACTTCCTTGCCATTGCGAACAAgaccaagaaaaagaaggacaTCCCTACAGTTGACCACGCCAAGGCTGAATATGAGGCTTTCCGAAAGAAGTTCTACACGGAGCCATCCGACCTGGCCCAGATGTCCGAAGAGGATGCAGCAAGCCTGCGGCTGGAACTTGATGGGATCAAAGTACGGGGAGTTGATGTTCCCAAGCCTGTGCAGAAGTGGTCTCAGTGTGGGTTGGGCGTGCAGACTTTGGACGTCATCGATAAGCTCGGCTATGAAAGTCTCACTTCAATCCAGGCTCAGGCGATTCCAGCAATCATGAGTGGCCGTGATCTGATTGGCGTAGCCAAGACAGGTTCCGGAAAGACCATTGCATTTTTGATACCCATGTTCCGGCACATCAAAGACCAGAGGCCGTTGGAGAATATGGAGGGACCCATCGGTCTGATCATGACTCCTACCCGTGAGCTGGCCACTCAAATCCACAAGGACTGCAAACCGTTCCTGAAAGCTCTAGGTCTTCGGGCAGTCTGTGCTTATGGAGGTGCGCCGATTAAAGACCAGATTGCGGATCTCAAGCGTGGCGCCGAAATCATTGTGTGTACTCCGGGTCGGATGATCGATTTGCTTGCTGCGAATGCAGGCAGAGTCACCAATCTGAGGCGAGTTACCTACGTGGTGCTGGACGAAGCAGATCGTATGTTTGACATGGGTTTCGAACCTCAGGTGATGAAAATTATGGCAAATGTACGACCCGACCGTCAAACCGTGTTATTCTCAGCAACTTTCCCGAAAAACATGGAGGGTCTTGCTCGCAAGACTTTGGCCAAACCAGTTGAGATTGTTGTTGGAGGCAAGAGCGTTGTTGCACCTGAGATCACGCAGATTGTCGAGGTCCGCAACGAAGACAAGAAGTTCGTGCGACTTCTCGAGTTGCTGGGCAATCTGTATGACGACGAGCAGAATGAAGATGCTCGAGCCCTGATCTTCGTGGATCGTCAAGAGGCCGCCGATACCCTTCTCCGTGAATTGATGCGCAAGGGCTATCCTTGCATGTCCATCCACGGAGGCAAAGATCAAGTGGATCGTGACTCGACAATTCAGGACTTCAAGGCGGGCATTTTCCCCGTACTGGTCGCCACCTCCGTTGCGGCCCGTGGCCTGGATGTGAAGCAGCTTAAGCTCGTTGTGAACTACGATGCACCCAATCACTTGGAAGATTACGTTCACCGAGCTGGTCGGACCGGTCGTGCTGGTAACACCGGTACCGCGGTAACCTTCCTGACGGAAGACCAGGACCGATACTCTGTGGACATCGCCAAGGCATTGAAACAGAGCGGACAAGATGTGCCAGAAGACGTTCAAAAACTGGTAGATTCATTCCTGGAGAAGGTTCGAGCcggaaaggagaagaagagcactAGTACGTCGGGCTTTGGCGGTAAAGGTCTGGAGCGACTGGATCAGGAACGAGATGCGGCACGAATGCGTGAACGCAAAACATACAAGACCGGCGacgaaggcgaagaggaagatgagaaggaagagaagaatgaGAAGGCCGAAGAGAAATTCAACAAGGTCGTCTCACAGGTACAATCAGCCGCGGCATTACCAGGCGTTCCCAAGGGCATCGATCTGGACGGCAAGATCACTGTTCACCGGACTGAGAGGGACCCGGCCAGCGCGTCGAAGAACCCATTGGACAAGGTTGGCTCTGCAGTTGCTGATATCCACGCACGCTTGAGCAAGGCTGGTGTGATGAGATCCGGTGTGCCCATTGATAACCGTGGACCGGATGCGGGAGCGTTCCACGCAACTCTGGAGATCAACGACTTTCCTC AAAAAGCACGATGGGCCGTCACCAACCGCACGAACGTGGCCAAGATTCTCGAAGCGACGGGTACATCGATTACAACCAAGGGAAGCTTCTACGGGGCGGGCAAGGGACCTGCACCGGGCGAGAACCCCAAGCTCTATATTCTTGTTGAGGGTGAAACTGAGTTGTCAGTTACCAATGCGATGCGCGAGTTGATGCGGTTGCTCAAGGAGGGTACGATGGCAGCTGCGGATAGTGAATCGAGGGCGCCGGTGGGAGGACGGTATAACGTTGTTTAA
- a CDS encoding HMG-box domain-containing protein (COG:B;~EggNog:ENOG410PQQB;~InterPro:IPR009071,IPR036910;~PFAM:PF00505,PF09011), which produces MVLNVASRGAGAFRPLHLAKVLFHPRVAFIHGHARRISPATNGLLLNPATKGIFPVGVRAGSLINSYATTAGRGRSKPGAEKKTTKSTKTGKKAAPKKKTAKKTTTTSKAKAKPKPKRKVLTEKQKEAKKAKEFREKVKELKATALEPPKRLPEQPWTVTFQGVYPEAAKNNEKGVASFKAAVELAKSISPEQKERYVAAAHANKASNIAAYDEWLKKHTPLQIKEANHARRRLAQLGKASLPQLHDDRLVKRPRTAYLLYFTERFEHGDFKHMGAKDMITRVAEEWKGLTDAEKVKYQKLQANDIERYRKEYKQTYGQDA; this is translated from the exons ATGGTCTTGAACGTGGCTTCGCGGGGTGCAGGTGCTTTCCGGCCCCTTCACCTTGCTAAAGTCCTCTTTCATCCTCGTGTCGCTTTCATCCACGGCCACGCTCGACGTATCTCTCCAGCTACTAATGGCCTTCTGTTGAACCCAGCTACCAAGGGTATCTTTCCTGTGGGAGTGCGTGCTGGTAGTCTGATCAACTCCTACGCTACTACTGCTGGTCGTGGTCGTTCCAAGCCAGGAGctgagaagaagacgacCAAGAGCACCAAGACTGGCAAGAAGGCCGCCCCTAAGAAGAAGACAGCTAAGAAAACCACGACCACGTCCAAGGCTAAGgccaagcccaagccgaaGAGGAAGGTGTTGacggagaagcagaaggaggccaagaaAGCTAAGGAGTTCCGCGAGAAGGTTAAGGAGCTCAAAGCCACTGCTTTGGAGCCTCCAAAGAGGCTCCCAGAGCAGCCTTGGACTGTCACCTTCCAGGGTGTGTATCCCGAAGCTGCGAAGAACAACGAAAAGGGTGTGGCGTCGTTCAAGGCCGCCGTGGAATTGGCGAAATCGATCAGCCCGGAGCAGAAAGAG AGATATGTTGCTGCCGCCCATGCCAACAAAGCCTCCAACATTGCCGCCTACGACGAATGGCTCAAGAAACACACTCCTTTGCAAATCAAAGAAGCGAACCACGCCCGCCGGAGACTGGCACAGCTCGGAAAGGCTTCTCTTCCCCAACTTCACGATGACAGATTGGTCAAGCGCCCGAGAACAGCATACCTCTTGTACTTTACCGAACGGTTCGAACATGGCGATTTCAAGCACATGGGTGCAAAGGATATGATTACTCGGGTGGCAGAGGAATGGAAGGGTTTGACGGATGCCGAAAAAGTG AAATACCAAAAACTGCAGGCGAATGACATTGAACGTTACAGGAAAGAGTACAAGCAGACATATGGTCAGGATGCTTGA
- a CDS encoding cytochrome P450 (COG:Q;~EggNog:ENOG410PM61;~InterPro:IPR001128,IPR002401,IPR036396;~PFAM:PF00067;~go_function: GO:0005506 - iron ion binding [Evidence IEA];~go_function: GO:0016705 - oxidoreductase activity, acting on paired donors, with incorporation or reduction of molecular oxygen [Evidence IEA];~go_function: GO:0020037 - heme binding [Evidence IEA];~go_process: GO:0055114 - oxidation-reduction process [Evidence IEA]): MAFRMLILALAPLLAFYLYDRFCHIRLKQYAGFPQLKPSLPWGHLKALHEFIARGKTDRHIDIVFLEIKRHLGNAPLFILDLRPVQYVLCVVGNHEVAEQISKSTKSFPYSMHKSPTMRLYERLLGPRSILTAEAEEWKGLRKRFNPGFAPKHLVTLLPAIMDKAGQFLRNLDRYAASGEAFRLDKLCSNLTFDIIGAVTMGIEFNAQLDEEHQSEFVQLYRELTASYQSGSSSNRSVQWTWLLSPRTALHRRQLDHRIDLLLKKHIQSVFAERQQSESTGSRKDRSVLSLSLQGADDLDSNILDQTCDQLKSFLFAGHDTTSIVLQWAFYELSRTPHVLQAIRDELDGIFGVDSGIGQMRDKLCSSQGEELISRMYYVSAVIKEIMRLYPPSGTARYMSPGSGFTVQLPDDGGTLCLDGMVVYNCETLVHRDEAVYGDTKDDFIPERWLDSNTHRTPPSAWRPFERGPRNCIGQELAMLEARVIIACAVRRYDFSKVGLGAVKRDGQARPELNDKGQYDVESPLYNIMQVTAKPVDGTRMRVSTVGHVGGVSP, translated from the exons ATGGCTTTTCGCATGCTTATACTGGCCCTGGCTCCCTTGCTAGCCTTTTATCTGTACGATAGGTTCTGTCATATCCGTTTAAAGCAATATGCTGGTTTTCCACAGTTGAAGCCGTCCTTGCCCTGGGGCCATCTAAAAGCTTTGCATGAGTTCATTGCCCGCGGTAAGACCGATAGACATATTG ACATTGTGTTCCTCGAGATCAAAAGACATCTCGGCAATGCGCCCCTATTCATTTTGGACCTTCGGCCCGTCCAATACGTGCTGTGCGTGGTCGGGAACCACGAAGTGGCCGAACAGATCTCGAAAAGCACCAAGAGCTTTCCGTATAGCATGCATAAGTCACCAACGATGCGGCTGTATGAACGCTTACTTGGTCCGAGATCCATCTTGACTGCCGAGGCTGAAGAATGGAAAGGCCTTCGCAAGCGATTCAACCCTGGCTTTGCGCCAAAGCATCTCGTGACGCTCTTGCCTGCGATTATGGATAAGGCAGGGCAATTTTTGAGGAACCTTGACCGATATGCTGCCAGTGGCGAGGCTTTTAGGTTGGATAAACTGTGCAGCAACCTCACGTTTGACATCATCG GCGCGGTGACCATGGGCATTGAATTCAATGCCCAGCTCGACGAGGAGCACCAAAGTGAATTTGTCCAGCTCTATCGTGAACTGACCGCCAGTTACCAAAGCGGCAGTAGTAGCAACAGGAGCGTGCAGTGGACCTGGCTATTGAGCCCGCGAACAGCTCTACATCGACGACAATTAGATCATCGAATTGATCTGCTGCTGAAAAAACACATTCAAAGTGTCTTCGCGGAGCGGCAGCAATCTGAGAGTACCGGGAGTAGAAAAGACCGCAGTGTGCTTTCTCTCAGTCTCCAGGGAGCCGATGATCTAGACTCCAATATATTAGACCAGACTTGCGACCAACTGAAGAGCTTCCTTTTCGCCGGTCACGACACGACCAGCATTGTACTGCAATGGGCGTTTTACGAGCTCAGTCGCACCCCGCACGTCCTGCAGGCCATCCGGGATGAGCTTGATGGGATATTTGGAGTTGACTCTGGCATTGGCCAGATGCGAGACAAGCTGTGCTCTTCCCAGGGTGAGGAACTGATTAGCCGCATGTACTACGTGTCCGctgtgatcaaggagataATGCGACTCTATCCACCCTCTGGGACAGCGCGGTATATGAGCCCTGGCTCCGGATTCACTGTCCAACTTCCGGACGATGGAGGTACTCTGTGCTTGGACGGGATGGTTGTGTATAACTGCGAGACACTCGTGCATCGCGACGAAGCTGTGTACGGTGACACCAAGGATGATTTTATCCCGGAGCGCTGGCTCGACAGCAACACTCACCGGACACCGCCCAGTGCCTGGCGACCGTTCGAGCGGGGTCCGCGCAATTGCATCGGACAAGAATTGGCGATGTTGGAGGCGCGGGTGATTATagcatgtgccgttcgacgaTATGACTTTTCTAAGGTTGGACTGGGAGCTGTAAAGCGTGATGGCCAGGCAAGACCGGAATTGAACGACAAGGGGCAGTATGATGTGGAATCGCCGTTGTATAAC ATAATGCAAGTAACAGCAAAGCCGGTTGATGGCACGAGGATGAGAGTTTCAACTGTCGGGCACGTTGGGGGTGTCAGTCCTTGA